The segment CAATTAATAGATATCTTATCAGAGCCAATTAGTGAGCCAATAATGCTAAATTTAGTAAGCTCTATCAAAGAAAAACAAGCTCTAAAACTACTATATATCCTAACTTACGCTAGGTTAAAAGCTAGGAATTTAAATCATTTTAGCGATATTGACAATGCCAAATTGCGTCAAATTTATGATAGTGCTTTGAGTGCTTTTGATAGCGATGAGAGCTTGATGGATAGCGTTAATAAACGGACAAAAAAGATAGAATTACTCAAAAAACAGAGAGAATTTATCGCTTTAGATAAGGATATAAAAGAGCAAATTCTAAGCATAGAGTCAAATTTGCTCTTTAGCAAGTATAGCCAGCAGCAGATAATAGATATTGCCCTTAGGGCTAGTGAGTGCTCAAATATCGATTTAGAACTAACTAGCCATAGCCTACAAATCATAGCCAAGAGCAATTGGAATATGGCGATGGCTCTTAGGGAGCTTCGTGGGTTTGATCTTGCGTATATGGAGATTTGTGAGCTTTTTGATGGTAAGAGCTATATAAGACTAGATTATAATTCCAGTATCGATAAGAGCAAAAGCGAGATTATCCAGGCACTATGCTCTAAAGAGAAACCGCAATATGACAAGCCAGTGATTTTGCCTAATGAAGTTAGCTTTGATATGAACTATTCTCAAAATTATGCGAAATTAAATATCAACGCCAAAGACCAGCGTGGATTTATGATCTATATCCTAAGTATGCTTAGCAAATTCCAAATTAAGCTAGCAAATGCTAGAATACAAACCATTAAAAATCGTACCAGAAATATGTTTCTTTTATCTATAAATAATGATTTAAAGAGCGTAGTGGATGAGTTTTTAAAAGAGATTATAACGGAGTAAAATATGTGTGGAATCGTCGGCTATATCGGTAAAAAAGAGAAAAAAAATATTATATTAAATGGATTAAAAGAGCTTGAATATCGTGGATATGATAGTGCGGGGATGGCGATTATCATAGGTAATGAGATGAGCTATTATAAGGCTGTTGGTAAGCTTGAGAATTTAGCTAGTAAAATGAAAGAGTGCCAATACCAGGGTAATGGCGTAGCTATAGGCCATACTAGATGGGCGACACATGGCAAACCTACTGAGATAAACGCTCATCCGCATTTAGGTGAGTATAGCTTTGTTATTCATAATGGAATTATAGAAAATTACAAAGAGTTAAAAGATGAGCTAGAAGCTAGTGGGGTGAAGTTTTTAAGTCAGACTGATACAGAGGTTATAGTCCATCTTTTTGAAGAGTATAATAAAAGTGCTAAAACCCCATTTGAAGCTTATAAAAAGACAATTGGCAGATTAAAGGGTGCTTATGCTACCTTGCTTGTTACCAAGGCTGCTCCAGATGAGATATTTTTTGCTAAAAATGCGGCTCCTTTGATTATCGCTAGAGATGGGGATGAAATTTATCTATCTAGCTCGGATTCCCCATTAATCGGCCTAGCTAAGGAGGCTATATATCTAGAAGATGGCAGTTATGGAGTGGCGAAATTAGGAAATTTAACTATATTTGATGAGAATAATCAAGAGATAAAGCCAAATTTCACCGAACTACCAAAAGACAAAGGCTACGCCCTAAAAGATGGTTATAGATTTTTTATGGAAAAAGAGATATATGAGCAGTCTCAAGTGATCGCTGAGTGCTTGATGGGTAGATTGAGCGATGATGATTTGAATTTGGATATCGATATAAGCTTATTTAATGATATTGATGAGGTGGTCTTGTGTGCTTGTGGGACTAGCTACCATGCGGCCTTAGCTGCTAGCTATCTATTAGAAAGATTAGCCAAAATCAGAGCTAGCGTAGTTGTGGCTAGCGAATTTAGATATAAAGAGCCATTTTTAAATCCAAATTCGCTATTTATAGTAATTAGCCAAAGCGGTGAAACAGCAGACACGCTAGAAGCCTTAAAAATCGCTAAAAACGCAAATTTAAAAACCCTAGCTATCTGTAATGTGGATAATTCTAGTATTGTCAGAATGGCCAAAGAGGTGTTGCTAACTCGTGCTGGGATAGAAAAGGGTGTAGCAAGTACCAAAGCCTTTGCTACTCAAATGATATGCTTATGGATGTTAGCCCTAAAATTAGCTAAAATTCGCCACACGATCGATGATAAAACCTTAGAAAATGAGATTAAAACATTGAGAAATATCCCATCTGTTGTGAATTTCGATAAGAGCTTACAAGAGAAAATCTATCGCAAAGCCAAGCACTATGTCCATGGGCATGGATTTTTCTTTATCGGTAGGGATATATTTTACCCGCTTGCTCTTGAAGGGGCATTGAAATTAAAAGAGATTAGCTACCTACACGCCGAGGGTTATCCGGCTGGTGAGATGAAGCACGGGCCAATCGCTTTGGCCGATGAGGGGCTATATACAATAGCGCTCTTACCACAAACTATCTTATATGATAAAACTAAATCAAATGTTGAAGAATTGGCCGCTAGAGATGCCTTCATCACTACCATTTCGCCTTTGGAATTTGAGCTTAGCGATGACTTTATTAAGATTAATTCTCACTCACATCCGATGAGTGAATTCTTTGAAATTATGGTTGTTTTACAACTTTTTGCGCTTGAAATTTCTATTAGATTAGGCAATGATGTAGATATGCCAAGAAACCTTGCTAAGAGCGTAACGGTAGAATAGGAATTTAATAAAAATATTATGAAAAGGCTTATTTGGATTATTTCGCTACTTTTTAGCGTGGTTGTGGCTAAGGATTTGAATTTAAAAGAATTAGAAATCTCTTGCGATAATGGCGATATGGATGCTTGCTTTTATCTTGGATATTTCTATAAATATGGCAAATTTGTAGAGCAAAGCTACCACAAAGCCGCCGAGTTATATCAAAAAGCTTGCGATAATGATTACGCATTTGCCTGTTCTGCTCTTGGAGATCTGTATGTAAGTGGCAAAGGCGTAGAGCTAAACTACCGCAAAGCCGCAAAATTATACGAAAAAGCCTGTGATAACGGCGATTTATGGGGTTGTGGTAGCCTTATAAACTTATATTGTGAAGGCGAGGGCTTAAAACAAAATTACCAAAATGCTATCAAATCATCCCAAAAGGCTTGTGATAATGCCAACTCACTAGGTTGCCTTAACCTTGGAATCGCATATGAAAAAGCCAAAGGCGTAAGACAAGATTACGCTATAGCTAAGGAGTATTTTGGCAAGGCGTGTGATTTAGGCAATCAACTTGGTTGTGATGGATATAAAAGATTAAATAATAGATAGCTTATAATGATCTAAGTATATATCTTAGGGCTTATCTACTTAGTATGGTTGTGGGTATGGATTTGAATTTTAAGTTTAAATTTATTTGAATTTTAAATTTATAATATAAGGAGATATGATGACAAAGATTATTTGGATTGTTGCGCTACTTTTTAGCGTGATTGTGGCTAAGGACATGGATCCTAAAAAGCTAGAAAGCTCTTGTGATAATGGTGATATGGGTGCTTGCTTTTCTCTCGGAAAGCTATATTATACTGGCGAAGGCGTCAAACAAAATTACCAAAAAGCAGCCGAGCTATCTAAAAAAGCTTGTGATGGCGGAAATCCAAGTGGTTGTGCCTCTCTTGGAGTTTTATATTATGAGGGCAAAGGTGTCAAACAAAATTACCAAAAAGCTTCTGAACTATATCAAAAAGCTTGTGATGGTGGAAATCTACTTGGTTGTGGCTTTCTTGGCACCTTATACGCAGAGGGCAAAGGTGTCAAACAAAACTACCAAAAAGCTTCTGAACTATACCAAAAATCTTGTGATGGTGGAAATCTACTTGGTTGTGGCTTTCTTGGAGCTTTATATTATGAGGGCAAAGGTGTAAGACAAAACTACCAAAAAGCAGCCGAGCTATCTAAAAAAGCTTGTGATGGCAGAAATCCATATGGTTGTGGCATTCTTGGAACTTTATATTATAAGGGCGAAGGTGTAAAACAGAACTACCAAAAAGCTTCTGAACTATATCAAAAAGCTTGTGATGGTGGAGAACCATATAGTTGTAGCCTTCTTGGAAGGCTATATTATGATGGTAAAGGCGTAAAACAAAACTATCAAAAAGCAGCCGAACTATATCAAAAAGCTTGTGATGCTGGAGATCCATATGGTTGTGTCCTTCTTGGCATCTTATACGAAGTAGGCGAAGGAGTAAGACAAGATTATGCCATAGCTAAGGAGTATTATGGCAAGGCGTGCGATTTAGGCGATCAATTTGGTTGTAATCAATATAAAAGATTAAATAATAGATAGCTTATAGCAATCTAAGTATATATCCCACGGCTTATCTGATTAGATCTTTCTCATCTCATCAAGCCTTGAGAGAAATGGGGTGATGAGATTTATATCTTTTTGTTTTTTAGATGAGTAGTAGATCAAATTTTTATCTAAATTTTTGCCATTTTCTAGCTCATCTAATTTTCTTTTGATCTGCTTTATAGTCCCATTTATCCCATCTACAATCTTACAATTTGGCATTAAAGTAGCAAAACTATCTTTAAAATAGTTAAAATGCGTACATCCTAGCACCAAAAGTGATATATTTGTAGCATTGATTTGAGCTATTTGCTCAGCTATATATCGCTTCACCGATGGTGAGACAAACTCCATATTTTGAGCGAATTCTACTAGCTTTGGCATGGGTAAAAGATAGGTTTTATCGCTTAAATTTGATCTTTTTAAAAGCTCATTTAGCTTAGCACCCTTTATCGTAGCTGGCGTAGCGATAACTAGTATATTGCCATCTTCGCTTTGACCTAGCTTCACTGCTGGTTCCATCCCGATAATCGGTATGCTAAATTTCTGCCTAAGGTCGCTTATAGCAGCACTCGTGGCGGTATTACACGCAATTACGATTATATCAGCCATAGGGCGTAAAAACTCGACCGCATCAGTGCTAAGAGCTCTTATCTCATCAATGCTCTTTACCCCATAAGGTGCATTATCATTATCAGCAAAATAGATAAAATCACACCCTTTAAGCTCCTTTTTAGCCTCATTTAAAAGACTTAGCCCCCCAAATCCAGAGTCAAATATCGCTACAACCATCAGCCAAATATCTCAAATTTTTCAAATAATTTTGTATCATCATCTATCAAACCTCTTTTAATAAGGTTATTTACTATATTTTTATTACAATTTGTCTCTTTAGGCCACTCTTTTGTATAGTTATCATCTATATTTTTTCTAGTAGCGTCGATTATAATCTGCTCATTATCTATAAATATATCACGCCCAGCATCGATGCTATTTGTGATACGCCAAGTCATCATATATGGATTATCCAATCTCGCATCGCTATCAGTAAAAATCAATATTTTAAAATGCTCCCTAAGCGCCAAAATAGAGCTAAAAAGCGGTTTTAAATTTGATTTTTTATCTATTTTTACCATACATATTGGGTTTTTGGTTTGGGTGAAGTATTGATAAACTTCTAAGATATTAGGGTCTATCTTTTGGAATTTACTGAGTAATTCAGCGTCGCTTAAGATATTTGGCGCTTGCGTGGCATTATCGATAGAAGCATCGATTCCTAATTTCCCACCATAGCACGAATTCGGACTCGCATGATCTAATTGATCGCAAATTCCGCTTGTGATTAGACAGCTTTTAGGGCTGAATCGATCTAAGACAAATTTAGCCAAATTTTTATAATCCCCCAAATTCGGCGCATCACTAGGCACGAAAATAGCGTGTTTGACAAAGCTCATCTGTCCAACTCCCCAAAATGCATGCATCAACTGCTGAGCGTGAGCGGGGTAAAGGTTATTAAATTTAGCTAATATTAAGTTATGAAATACTCCATTTTCAGGCATTTTATAATCAATCAGATCTGGCGCAGTAGTTTGCAAAAGTGGCAAAAATATACGCTCAGTTGCATATCCCATATATTTATCTTCTAAAGGCGGCTTGCCCACGACAGTTGCAGCAAATATTGGATTTTTCTTATGCGTAATTTTGCTTACTTTCATTACTGGAAACGGCTCTATTGGGGTATAATAGCCAGTATGATCGCCAAATTTACCCTCATCTCTTAGCTCATTTGGATCTACAAATCCCTCGATAATAAAATCAGCATCAAAAGGCACATAAATATCATTAGTAAGTGATTTTACCAATTTTGCTGGTTTTTTACGGATAAATCCATATAGCATTAATTCAAAAATATTTTTTGGCAATGGAGCCTGCCCACACCAAATATATAACGGATCGCCACCGATCGCCACGCTGACTGGCATTTTCATCCCTGCTTTTTTATATTCATGAAAAAAATGCGCCCCATCTTTGTGAATTTGCCAGTGCATTCCAAGCTCATTTTGGCTATGGACTTGAAGGCGATACATACCCAAATTTTGAGTAGTTCCATTTAACGCCTTAGTATAGACTTGACCCATCGTGATAAAGGCGCCGCCATCATCATCCCAAGTTTTCAAAACCGGAAGTTTATATAAATTTGGCTCTTTAAATTCGCACTCTTGACATATACCCTTGCCTTTTAATCTTTTTGGAAAAATGGATTTTGAACTCAAAAGATAGCCAAAAAAATCTATTTTTTCTTTCAGAGAATTTGGCTTTTTAGGCTTTAAAAGAGCTGAAATTTCATCAGAAATATCACTAATATCACGCCCAAAAATTATCTCAAGTGCCTTAAAACTACCAAAAATATTTGTTATCACAGGTGGAAATTTATCACCATTTTTATTAGTTGGATTAGTAAATATTAAAGCCTTAGAATCATCTTTTTTAACCTCTATATAACTTATATGAGCGATCTCAAGCTCTATATCGCAAGGCTTATCTATAATTTTTAAGAGATTATTTTCTTTGAGTAAATTTATATATTTTTCCATATTTTTCTCCATTTTCGAACCAAAATTTTATCATAATATATAAAATATTTATACAAAAATGAGAAAAATTATTAAATTAAGTTATAAAATTTTGAATTTAAATCAACTTTCCCACCCAAATCCTACTCAATTTAAGCATACATTAAGTATAACTCTTATATAATTCCAGCTCACGAATTAAGAAACCATCTTACCACACTTCAAAGGTTGGATAAATCATATCTTAATCGTCTGTTTTGTTTTTTAATTTTATAATGTTAAACTATCTTTTATAGTCAATCTTTGAAATCTAAACAAGTGATCGATTGAGCCAAGCAATTTTAATTATTTAAATTATTAATTGCTAATTTAATAGTTACAAACAATTAAGTTTTTAGATTAAAACTTCATAATAAAGATCTTGCTTTACTATTTTGTAAAGTATTTTTTTATGGAGAGTTTGATCCTGGCTCAGAGTGAACGCTGGCGGCGTGCCTAATACATGCAAGTCGAACGGACAAGTAAGAGCTTGCTCTTATGAGTTAGTGGCGCACGGGTGAGTAATGTATAGTTAATCTGCCCTATGCTGGAGGACAACAGTTAGAAATGACTGCTAATACTCCATACTCCTTCTTAACACAAGTTAAGTTGGGAAAGTTTTTTCGGCATAGGATGAGACTATATTGTATCAGCTAGTTGGTG is part of the Campylobacter lanienae NCTC 13004 genome and harbors:
- the glmS gene encoding glutamine--fructose-6-phosphate transaminase (isomerizing), with product MCGIVGYIGKKEKKNIILNGLKELEYRGYDSAGMAIIIGNEMSYYKAVGKLENLASKMKECQYQGNGVAIGHTRWATHGKPTEINAHPHLGEYSFVIHNGIIENYKELKDELEASGVKFLSQTDTEVIVHLFEEYNKSAKTPFEAYKKTIGRLKGAYATLLVTKAAPDEIFFAKNAAPLIIARDGDEIYLSSSDSPLIGLAKEAIYLEDGSYGVAKLGNLTIFDENNQEIKPNFTELPKDKGYALKDGYRFFMEKEIYEQSQVIAECLMGRLSDDDLNLDIDISLFNDIDEVVLCACGTSYHAALAASYLLERLAKIRASVVVASEFRYKEPFLNPNSLFIVISQSGETADTLEALKIAKNANLKTLAICNVDNSSIVRMAKEVLLTRAGIEKGVASTKAFATQMICLWMLALKLAKIRHTIDDKTLENEIKTLRNIPSVVNFDKSLQEKIYRKAKHYVHGHGFFFIGRDIFYPLALEGALKLKEISYLHAEGYPAGEMKHGPIALADEGLYTIALLPQTILYDKTKSNVEELAARDAFITTISPLEFELSDDFIKINSHSHPMSEFFEIMVVLQLFALEISIRLGNDVDMPRNLAKSVTVE
- a CDS encoding tetratricopeptide repeat protein, translated to MKRLIWIISLLFSVVVAKDLNLKELEISCDNGDMDACFYLGYFYKYGKFVEQSYHKAAELYQKACDNDYAFACSALGDLYVSGKGVELNYRKAAKLYEKACDNGDLWGCGSLINLYCEGEGLKQNYQNAIKSSQKACDNANSLGCLNLGIAYEKAKGVRQDYAIAKEYFGKACDLGNQLGCDGYKRLNNR
- a CDS encoding tetratricopeptide repeat protein, whose protein sequence is MTKIIWIVALLFSVIVAKDMDPKKLESSCDNGDMGACFSLGKLYYTGEGVKQNYQKAAELSKKACDGGNPSGCASLGVLYYEGKGVKQNYQKASELYQKACDGGNLLGCGFLGTLYAEGKGVKQNYQKASELYQKSCDGGNLLGCGFLGALYYEGKGVRQNYQKAAELSKKACDGRNPYGCGILGTLYYKGEGVKQNYQKASELYQKACDGGEPYSCSLLGRLYYDGKGVKQNYQKAAELYQKACDAGDPYGCVLLGILYEVGEGVRQDYAIAKEYYGKACDLGDQFGCNQYKRLNNR
- the murI gene encoding glutamate racemase — translated: MVVAIFDSGFGGLSLLNEAKKELKGCDFIYFADNDNAPYGVKSIDEIRALSTDAVEFLRPMADIIVIACNTATSAAISDLRQKFSIPIIGMEPAVKLGQSEDGNILVIATPATIKGAKLNELLKRSNLSDKTYLLPMPKLVEFAQNMEFVSPSVKRYIAEQIAQINATNISLLVLGCTHFNYFKDSFATLMPNCKIVDGINGTIKQIKRKLDELENGKNLDKNLIYYSSKKQKDINLITPFLSRLDEMRKI
- a CDS encoding menaquinone biosynthesis decarboxylase, giving the protein MEKYINLLKENNLLKIIDKPCDIELEIAHISYIEVKKDDSKALIFTNPTNKNGDKFPPVITNIFGSFKALEIIFGRDISDISDEISALLKPKKPNSLKEKIDFFGYLLSSKSIFPKRLKGKGICQECEFKEPNLYKLPVLKTWDDDGGAFITMGQVYTKALNGTTQNLGMYRLQVHSQNELGMHWQIHKDGAHFFHEYKKAGMKMPVSVAIGGDPLYIWCGQAPLPKNIFELMLYGFIRKKPAKLVKSLTNDIYVPFDADFIIEGFVDPNELRDEGKFGDHTGYYTPIEPFPVMKVSKITHKKNPIFAATVVGKPPLEDKYMGYATERIFLPLLQTTAPDLIDYKMPENGVFHNLILAKFNNLYPAHAQQLMHAFWGVGQMSFVKHAIFVPSDAPNLGDYKNLAKFVLDRFSPKSCLITSGICDQLDHASPNSCYGGKLGIDASIDNATQAPNILSDAELLSKFQKIDPNILEVYQYFTQTKNPICMVKIDKKSNLKPLFSSILALREHFKILIFTDSDARLDNPYMMTWRITNSIDAGRDIFIDNEQIIIDATRKNIDDNYTKEWPKETNCNKNIVNNLIKRGLIDDDTKLFEKFEIFG